One window of the Anaeromyxobacter dehalogenans 2CP-C genome contains the following:
- a CDS encoding carboxypeptidase-like regulatory domain-containing protein, protein MRRGIILAAVAAGAFASACGGGSGADAASAADAARNAATGVAGTVRDTAGAPIAGAVVSDGQRSATSASDGSYALAERAGTVTLTASRTGYATATQTVGVPKRGSVQVDWALAPTAPPPPSGGAYRVFANNDLGMHCVDRSFAVFSILPPYNVVNAQVVALQASGKPVLLDASQVDLRYAAIADATGSVNSTSKGKTDFWTYAAALYGAALPEGAGLMGLWMPADAPDASGTTLSWDAGLGLFHAPGIPILPIDDAGRTNPYPLLRFSAYDKAGTTLAATDVVLPVSDETSCQNCHATGKVAASEAGIAWSADPDLEAQARQNVLALHDAEHGTALRQQAPVLCASCHYSPALDLAGAGPSPQQALHPTMSSVMHGFHADKVAGLWDAPVPVGGTIPPAAQQACYQCHPGAQTQCLRGAMSSKLACQNCHGDMAAVGGAFPLLAGGSVDGTGDGAPRRPWKDEPRCQSCHANDAVSKTTLASAPPLAADGLRFNEAFRAGDPSASPLLASNRRFAEEPGKLYRHSKGHGGLACEACHGSTHAIWSGNANDDVAATQLQGHAGTIGECSTCHLSPPTMGLGGPHGMHPVGDEWVRAHDSVAEADLAACQACHGTDYRGTVLSRMFATRTLMGRTLTAGTPVGCFHCHNGP, encoded by the coding sequence ATGAGACGAGGCATCATCCTGGCCGCGGTCGCGGCGGGCGCGTTCGCGTCCGCCTGCGGCGGCGGCTCCGGCGCCGACGCGGCCAGCGCCGCCGACGCAGCCCGCAACGCGGCGACCGGGGTCGCCGGGACGGTCCGCGACACCGCCGGCGCGCCCATCGCCGGCGCGGTGGTGAGCGACGGCCAGCGGTCCGCCACGAGCGCTTCCGACGGCTCCTACGCGCTCGCCGAGCGCGCGGGCACGGTCACGCTCACCGCGTCGAGGACGGGCTACGCCACCGCCACGCAGACGGTCGGCGTGCCGAAGCGCGGTTCCGTGCAGGTGGACTGGGCGCTCGCGCCCACCGCGCCCCCGCCGCCGTCGGGCGGCGCGTACCGCGTGTTCGCGAACAACGACCTCGGCATGCACTGCGTGGACCGGAGCTTCGCGGTGTTCTCGATCCTGCCGCCGTACAACGTGGTGAACGCGCAGGTGGTGGCGCTCCAGGCGAGCGGCAAGCCGGTGCTCCTCGACGCGTCGCAGGTGGACCTGCGCTACGCGGCGATTGCGGACGCGACCGGCTCCGTCAACTCCACCAGCAAGGGCAAGACCGACTTCTGGACGTACGCCGCCGCGCTGTACGGCGCCGCGCTGCCAGAGGGCGCCGGCCTGATGGGCCTGTGGATGCCGGCCGACGCGCCCGACGCGAGCGGCACCACGCTCTCCTGGGACGCCGGCCTGGGCCTGTTCCACGCCCCGGGCATCCCCATCCTGCCCATCGACGACGCCGGGCGGACCAACCCCTACCCGCTCCTGCGCTTCTCCGCGTACGACAAGGCCGGCACCACACTCGCCGCCACCGACGTGGTGCTGCCGGTGTCGGACGAGACCTCCTGCCAGAACTGCCACGCGACCGGCAAGGTGGCCGCCTCGGAGGCGGGCATCGCCTGGTCCGCGGATCCCGACCTGGAGGCGCAGGCGCGCCAGAACGTGCTCGCGCTGCACGACGCCGAGCACGGCACCGCGCTCCGGCAGCAGGCGCCGGTGCTCTGCGCCTCGTGCCACTACTCGCCCGCGCTCGACCTCGCCGGCGCCGGACCCTCGCCGCAGCAGGCCCTGCACCCGACCATGTCGAGCGTGATGCACGGCTTCCACGCCGACAAGGTGGCCGGGCTCTGGGACGCGCCGGTCCCGGTGGGCGGGACGATCCCTCCGGCGGCGCAGCAGGCCTGCTACCAGTGCCACCCCGGCGCGCAGACGCAGTGCCTGCGCGGCGCCATGAGCTCGAAGCTCGCGTGCCAGAACTGCCACGGCGACATGGCCGCGGTGGGCGGCGCGTTCCCGCTGCTCGCGGGCGGCAGCGTGGACGGGACCGGCGACGGCGCCCCCCGCCGGCCGTGGAAGGACGAGCCGCGCTGCCAGAGCTGCCACGCGAACGACGCGGTCTCGAAGACCACGCTGGCGAGCGCGCCGCCGCTCGCGGCGGACGGGCTGCGCTTCAACGAGGCGTTCCGCGCGGGCGATCCGTCCGCGTCGCCCCTCCTCGCGTCCAACCGGCGCTTCGCCGAGGAGCCGGGGAAGCTGTACCGGCACAGCAAGGGCCACGGCGGCCTCGCCTGCGAGGCGTGCCACGGCAGCACGCACGCGATCTGGTCCGGCAACGCGAACGACGACGTGGCCGCCACGCAGCTCCAGGGCCACGCCGGCACGATCGGCGAGTGCAGCACCTGCCACCTGTCGCCGCCGACCATGGGCCTGGGCGGCCCGCACGGCATGCACCCGGTCGGCGACGAGTGGGTGCGGGCGCACGACTCGGTGGCCGAGGCGGACCTGGCCGCGTGCCAGGCGTGCCACGGCACCGACTACCGCGGTACGGTGCTCTCGCGCATGTTCGCGACGCGCACGCTGATGGGCCGGACGCTGACCGCCGGCACGCCGGTGGGCTGCTTCCACTGCCACAACGGTCCGTGA
- a CDS encoding M48 family metallopeptidase — MALDPRLVSPKEKPLFVAGAIFSGLVWLVAVVSIVGLLYALLGALFVLGAHALFLAHVRTNAVRVDERQLPDLHARVKAAAARLGLQDVPAVYVMNGGGLLNAFATKLLSRRYVILLSDLVDHCEDPRQVDFVVGHELGHFAAGHLKWNAFLLPYAIVPWLGAAYARAREYTCDRCGLAAAGDLEQSMRGLVVLSAGGRIAARVDLAAFASQRQEAGEFWPTVLELTSYHPFLSKRVAALHELSAPGSAQAVRRSVAGWIFAPALGVLGGGAGAAPVMVVAIVGMLAAVAIPNFVRYQLKAKDAGAQAALQALYRAEVAAHEKEGSFRELQLGEAATRTPAAFADAELAAARELGWQPPTGGHHVYTVGVGRTQDGRQAFAACAESDADGDGVYAAWMVWEPLDDGEGNLIAPASPCRFQPKLARAAVFGEGDAAGVPVRVSPDDVF, encoded by the coding sequence ATGGCCCTCGACCCGCGTCTCGTGTCCCCCAAGGAGAAGCCGCTCTTCGTCGCCGGCGCGATCTTCTCCGGCCTCGTCTGGCTGGTCGCCGTCGTCTCGATCGTCGGCCTCCTGTACGCGCTGCTCGGCGCCCTGTTCGTCCTCGGCGCGCACGCGCTGTTCCTCGCGCACGTGCGCACCAACGCGGTGCGCGTGGACGAGCGGCAGCTGCCGGACCTGCACGCGCGCGTGAAGGCGGCCGCCGCCCGCCTCGGCCTCCAGGACGTCCCCGCGGTCTACGTCATGAACGGCGGGGGCCTGCTCAACGCGTTCGCCACCAAGCTGCTCTCGCGGCGCTACGTGATCCTGCTCTCGGACCTGGTGGACCACTGCGAGGACCCGCGCCAGGTGGACTTCGTGGTGGGCCACGAGCTCGGGCACTTCGCGGCCGGGCACCTGAAGTGGAACGCGTTCCTGCTCCCCTACGCGATCGTGCCCTGGCTGGGCGCCGCCTACGCGCGCGCCCGCGAGTACACCTGCGACCGCTGCGGCCTCGCCGCCGCGGGCGACCTCGAGCAGTCGATGCGCGGGCTGGTGGTGCTGTCCGCCGGCGGGCGGATCGCGGCCCGGGTGGACCTGGCGGCGTTCGCGTCGCAGCGCCAGGAGGCGGGCGAGTTCTGGCCCACGGTGCTCGAGCTCACCTCCTACCACCCGTTCCTCTCGAAGCGCGTGGCCGCGCTGCACGAGCTGAGCGCCCCCGGCTCCGCGCAGGCCGTGCGCCGCAGCGTGGCCGGCTGGATCTTCGCGCCGGCGCTGGGCGTGCTCGGCGGCGGCGCCGGCGCGGCGCCGGTGATGGTGGTCGCGATCGTGGGCATGCTGGCCGCCGTGGCCATCCCGAACTTCGTGCGCTACCAGCTGAAGGCGAAGGACGCCGGGGCGCAGGCCGCGCTCCAGGCGCTGTACCGCGCCGAGGTGGCGGCGCACGAGAAGGAGGGCAGCTTCCGGGAGCTGCAGCTCGGCGAGGCCGCCACCCGGACGCCGGCCGCGTTCGCGGACGCGGAGCTGGCCGCCGCGCGCGAGCTCGGGTGGCAACCCCCGACGGGCGGGCACCACGTATACACGGTGGGGGTGGGCCGGACGCAGGACGGCCGGCAGGCGTTCGCGGCGTGCGCGGAGAGCGACGCCGACGGCGACGGGGTCTACGCCGCCTGGATGGTGTGGGAGCCCCTGGACGACGGCGAGGGGAACCTCATCGCGCCCGCCTCGCCGTGCCGCTTCCAGCCGAAGCTGGCGCGCGCGGCGGTGTTCGGAGAGGGCGACGCGGCGGGGGTGCCGGTGCGGGTCTCGCCGGACGACGTGTTCTAG